One segment of Caldanaerobius polysaccharolyticus DSM 13641 DNA contains the following:
- a CDS encoding Mur ligase family protein, whose amino-acid sequence MDYRIAVIGELGKSTTCDMIKSACRSETPAISEMNSDDILSKNEFYNNDVYLFLNPYSSLEVNDGIKQLIKGVSHGKTFVVNSDERRILDVMSENNIVPVITFGLNGKSTITASSLSCTRKNTKFTYCLQRNIATLAGRVVEPFEYPFEVKAVGAFQVYNALAAITALILIGRKVKDIKESLRSFVAKHSMEVVYDDKFTVIDNRSSGLKCLDSVFESLQFIEYNRLLVVCQLSDDYASNRRVRDCVLNWFHILNMKKAVYVLNSGIGKNLKDLNSGDEVYFSNFVDSIRYAVDNAMENDVVLLIGDRVKPERKEEIFAALYS is encoded by the coding sequence GTGGATTATAGGATAGCTGTAATAGGAGAATTGGGAAAGTCTACAACTTGCGACATGATAAAATCGGCGTGTAGGTCTGAGACTCCTGCGATTAGTGAAATGAATTCTGATGATATCCTGTCAAAGAACGAATTCTACAATAACGACGTGTACCTTTTTCTCAACCCCTATAGTTCTCTTGAAGTAAATGACGGGATAAAACAGTTGATTAAAGGCGTTTCCCACGGCAAAACATTTGTGGTGAATTCAGATGAGAGGCGTATACTTGATGTAATGTCTGAGAACAATATAGTGCCGGTGATTACTTTTGGATTAAACGGCAAGTCCACCATTACAGCTTCTAGTTTATCGTGCACGCGAAAAAATACCAAATTTACTTATTGTCTTCAAAGAAATATTGCGACCCTTGCTGGAAGAGTAGTTGAACCCTTTGAATACCCTTTTGAAGTAAAGGCGGTAGGAGCTTTTCAGGTGTACAATGCCCTTGCCGCAATTACGGCTTTAATCCTCATAGGCAGAAAGGTGAAGGACATCAAAGAGTCGTTGAGATCCTTTGTTGCCAAACACAGCATGGAAGTGGTGTATGATGATAAATTTACGGTAATCGACAACAGGAGTTCGGGTTTAAAGTGTCTTGACAGCGTGTTTGAATCGCTGCAGTTTATTGAGTACAACCGGTTGCTGGTGGTATGCCAGTTATCGGATGATTATGCATCTAATCGTCGGGTTCGCGATTGTGTGTTAAATTGGTTTCACATTTTAAACATGAAAAAAGCTGTATACGTGTTAAATTCTGGGATAGGTAAAAATTTAAAAGATCTAAACAGCGGGGATGAAGTGTATTTTTCAAACTTTGTGGATTCTATTCGCTATGCTGTTGATAATGCCATGGAAAATGACGTTGTTCTTTTGATAGGCGATAGGGTTAAACCGGAAAGAAAAGAGGAGATATTTGCTGCCCTTTACAGTTAA
- a CDS encoding ABC transporter ATP-binding protein, whose product MAEVVLKNVSKIYQGGVKAVDNFNLDIKDKEFVVLVGPSGCGKSTTLRMVAGLEEITEGELYIGDRLVNDVPPKDRDIAMVFQNYALYPHMTVYDNMAFGLKLRKMPRAEIDKRVREAAKILDIEHLLDRKPKALSGGQRQRVALGRAIVREPKVFLMDEPLSNLDAKLRVQMRTEISKLHERLQTTFIYVTHDQTEAMTMGDRIVVMKDGVIQQVDTPQTIYDYPANIFVAGFIGSPQMNFIDARLVEKNGEIYAEFKGFSLKLPDGKVKKLVSSSYVGKEVVLGIRPEDIHDEEVFISANPGATVEAKVEVVELLGAETFLYMDLKGQQVIARVNPRSKAKEGDILKVAFDMNKVHLFDKETEKTILNR is encoded by the coding sequence ATGGCAGAAGTTGTGTTAAAGAATGTTTCCAAGATCTATCAAGGCGGAGTAAAGGCCGTTGACAACTTTAACCTGGATATAAAAGACAAGGAATTTGTAGTCTTGGTAGGTCCCTCTGGTTGTGGAAAGTCCACCACGTTGAGGATGGTGGCAGGTCTTGAAGAGATCACAGAGGGAGAATTGTACATCGGTGACAGGCTGGTCAACGATGTTCCGCCTAAAGACAGGGATATAGCGATGGTTTTCCAGAACTACGCCTTGTATCCTCATATGACGGTATACGACAATATGGCGTTTGGACTTAAACTGAGGAAGATGCCCAGAGCGGAGATTGACAAGAGGGTTAGAGAAGCTGCTAAGATACTGGACATTGAACACCTTTTGGATAGAAAACCCAAGGCTTTGTCCGGTGGTCAGAGGCAGAGGGTAGCTTTAGGCCGTGCTATTGTACGTGAGCCTAAGGTCTTCTTGATGGACGAGCCTTTATCAAACCTGGACGCAAAATTGAGGGTGCAGATGAGGACGGAAATCAGCAAGCTTCATGAGAGGTTGCAGACCACATTTATATACGTTACCCACGATCAGACAGAGGCTATGACCATGGGCGACAGAATCGTCGTTATGAAAGACGGTGTCATACAGCAGGTAGATACACCGCAGACCATATACGATTATCCTGCAAATATATTCGTAGCAGGGTTTATTGGAAGTCCTCAAATGAACTTTATCGATGCCAGGTTGGTGGAGAAAAACGGTGAGATTTACGCGGAGTTTAAAGGATTTTCACTGAAGCTCCCCGATGGCAAGGTCAAGAAGCTGGTCAGTAGCTCTTATGTAGGAAAAGAGGTTGTGCTGGGAATAAGGCCTGAGGACATCCACGACGAAGAAGTATTTATAAGCGCAAATCCTGGCGCTACTGTTGAGGCTAAAGTTGAGGTAGTAGAGCTTTTGGGTGCAGAAACATTCCTTTACATGGACTTAAAAGGCCAGCAGGTCATAGCTAGGGTCAATCCTAGGAGCAAAGCAAAAGAAGGAGATATATTAAAGGTAGCTTTCGATATGAATAAGGTGCACTTATTTGATAAAGAAACTGAAAAGACTATTTTAAACAGATAA
- a CDS encoding aspartate-semialdehyde dehydrogenase, which yields MKKNIAIVGATGLVGRTFLKVLEERDFPIDNLYLFASHKSAGTKISFRGAEYTVEELTENSFDRPIDIALFSAGATVSKKFAPIAASKGVVVVDNSSAWRMDDNVPLVVPEVNPQDIGWHKGIIANPNCSTIQMVVALKPLHDAFKIKRIVVSTYQAVSGSGKKGIDDLKRTLQGEMPQFYPHPIANNCLPHIDVFLDNGYTKEEMKMVNETKKIMGDPSIKVTATTVRVPVENSHSESVNVEFEKPFELSQVFDILSKAPGVIVMDKPFENVYPLATIASGHNEVYVGRIRRDDTVENGLNLWVVADNIRKGAATNAVQIAELLL from the coding sequence ATGAAGAAAAATATAGCCATAGTAGGCGCCACCGGACTGGTAGGAAGGACCTTTCTAAAGGTCCTGGAAGAAAGAGATTTTCCCATCGATAACCTGTATCTCTTTGCATCTCACAAATCAGCAGGCACAAAAATAAGCTTTAGAGGCGCCGAATATACCGTTGAAGAACTTACAGAGAATTCCTTTGATCGCCCTATTGACATAGCGTTATTCTCGGCGGGTGCAACAGTAAGCAAAAAGTTTGCACCTATAGCAGCGTCAAAAGGAGTAGTAGTGGTAGACAACAGCAGCGCGTGGAGAATGGACGATAACGTGCCATTAGTGGTACCTGAAGTCAACCCTCAAGACATAGGCTGGCACAAAGGGATAATCGCAAACCCCAACTGCTCTACAATCCAGATGGTGGTAGCTCTAAAGCCTCTACACGACGCGTTTAAGATAAAAAGAATAGTGGTCTCTACTTACCAGGCCGTTTCCGGTTCGGGTAAAAAAGGTATAGACGACCTCAAGCGCACATTGCAGGGAGAGATGCCCCAGTTTTACCCACATCCTATAGCCAACAATTGCTTGCCTCATATCGACGTCTTCTTGGACAACGGCTACACCAAAGAGGAAATGAAGATGGTCAATGAGACCAAGAAGATCATGGGCGATCCCAGCATTAAGGTAACAGCGACTACAGTAAGGGTCCCCGTGGAAAACAGCCACAGCGAGTCGGTCAACGTAGAATTCGAAAAACCCTTTGAGCTCTCTCAGGTCTTTGACATCCTATCCAAAGCCCCAGGGGTCATCGTTATGGATAAACCGTTTGAAAATGTATACCCATTAGCTACCATTGCCTCCGGCCATAATGAAGTTTACGTGGGCAGGATAAGAAGGGATGACACCGTAGAAAACGGCTTAAATCTCTGGGTGGTAGCTGATAACATAAGGAAAGGCGCTGCGACCAATGCGGTTCAGATAGCCGAGTTGCTTTTATAA
- the ftsE gene encoding cell division ATP-binding protein FtsE, producing the protein MIELIGVSKVFPNGVIALSNINLRIDKGEFVFVVGSSGAGKSTLIKLLLREEQPSTGQIVINGVDITRLKRSRIPYHRRNIGVVFQDFRLLPNKTVYENIEFAMMVAENPAKDVKKHIYSVLDMVGLANKADSYPYQLSGGEQQRVALARAMVNKPLILIADEPTGNLDPDNSWGIMQIINDVNRMGTTVLIVTHAKEIVDRMRKRVITLVKGNIVKDQIRGAYDI; encoded by the coding sequence ATGATAGAGTTAATTGGCGTTTCAAAGGTATTCCCTAATGGAGTCATTGCGCTTTCCAACATAAACTTGCGTATAGACAAAGGGGAATTTGTGTTTGTAGTAGGATCCAGCGGAGCGGGGAAATCTACGCTTATAAAGCTTTTGTTGAGGGAAGAACAACCTTCTACAGGGCAGATAGTAATAAACGGCGTAGATATAACACGTTTAAAGAGATCCAGAATACCCTATCATCGCAGAAACATAGGAGTGGTATTTCAGGATTTTAGGCTTTTGCCAAACAAAACGGTATACGAGAACATCGAGTTCGCCATGATGGTAGCGGAAAACCCCGCAAAAGATGTAAAAAAGCACATTTACTCTGTGCTGGATATGGTAGGGCTTGCTAATAAAGCCGACAGTTACCCGTACCAGCTGTCAGGAGGAGAACAACAGCGCGTAGCACTGGCCAGGGCAATGGTCAATAAACCCCTTATACTCATAGCCGATGAGCCAACAGGTAATCTGGATCCAGACAATTCATGGGGGATAATGCAGATAATAAATGACGTGAACAGGATGGGAACCACTGTGCTCATAGTAACCCATGCTAAGGAGATTGTAGACAGGATGAGAAAAAGGGTTATTACGCTGGTCAAAGGCAATATAGTAAAAGACCAGATAAGAGGAGCGTATGACATATGA
- the dapB gene encoding 4-hydroxy-tetrahydrodipicolinate reductase — MIRLIVHGCNRKMGKNVVSAARNNGGFEVVAGVDKLASASREDFPIYSRLIEVKEKADVVIDFSHHTAIPDLLEDATHMKIPVVIATTGLNEAEHHVVIEKSNYIPIFMSANMSLGINLLIKLVVQAAQVLYKSSDIEIVEKHHNQKLDAPSGTAFMIANAINQALSNTLHFTYGRSPQSGKREKSELGIHAIRGGTIVGEHEVIFAGPDEILEIKHIAQSRAIFAQGALKAAEFIIGKQPGLYSMKDLLEKG, encoded by the coding sequence ATGATAAGGCTTATAGTGCACGGATGCAACAGAAAAATGGGCAAAAACGTGGTCAGCGCCGCTCGGAACAACGGTGGATTTGAAGTGGTGGCAGGGGTAGATAAATTGGCCTCGGCCTCAAGGGAGGACTTTCCTATCTACTCCAGGCTAATAGAAGTAAAAGAAAAGGCTGATGTGGTCATCGACTTTTCCCACCACACGGCGATACCCGATCTCCTGGAAGACGCAACTCACATGAAAATACCTGTGGTCATCGCCACTACGGGGTTAAATGAAGCAGAGCACCACGTCGTCATTGAGAAATCAAACTACATACCCATATTCATGTCAGCAAATATGTCCTTAGGGATAAACCTGCTAATTAAACTGGTAGTGCAAGCAGCCCAGGTACTCTATAAAAGCAGCGACATAGAGATCGTGGAAAAACACCACAACCAAAAGCTGGATGCTCCCAGCGGCACCGCCTTTATGATTGCCAACGCCATCAACCAGGCCCTCTCCAACACACTGCACTTCACTTATGGCAGAAGTCCTCAAAGCGGCAAAAGGGAAAAAAGTGAATTGGGCATTCACGCCATAAGGGGAGGTACCATAGTAGGAGAGCATGAAGTGATATTCGCCGGTCCGGATGAGATTTTGGAAATAAAACATATAGCTCAGTCTAGAGCGATATTTGCACAAGGAGCATTAAAAGCCGCTGAGTTTATTATAGGGAAACAGCCGGGATTATACTCCATGAAAGACCTATTAGAGAAAGGATGA
- the dapD gene encoding 2,3,4,5-tetrahydropyridine-2,6-dicarboxylate N-acetyltransferase, whose product MSTQEEFLNDPYQIARYIKNAKKSTPVKVYVEGNLDKNTFLNFKGFGYGSFWVLFGEYDVIKEYLEKYKDIVKDYVIENDRRNSAIPLLDIKSLEARIEPGAIIRDMVKIGKNAVIMMGAVINIGAEIGENSMIDMNAVIGARAKIGKNVHVGAGSVVAGVLEPPSSTPVVIEDGVLIGANAVVLEGVHIGEKAVVAAGSVVIEDVPAGMVVAGVPAKIVKSVDDKTRDKTKLLEDLRG is encoded by the coding sequence ATGAGTACACAAGAAGAATTCTTAAATGATCCTTATCAAATCGCTCGATATATAAAAAACGCCAAAAAATCCACGCCTGTAAAAGTCTACGTCGAAGGTAATCTCGACAAAAACACCTTTTTAAATTTTAAAGGCTTCGGATACGGTTCTTTCTGGGTTTTGTTTGGAGAATACGACGTAATCAAGGAATACCTGGAAAAGTACAAAGACATAGTAAAGGACTACGTCATAGAAAATGACAGGAGAAACTCAGCTATACCCCTTTTGGACATAAAAAGCCTTGAAGCCAGAATAGAACCTGGTGCTATTATCAGGGACATGGTGAAAATCGGCAAGAACGCTGTGATAATGATGGGCGCAGTGATCAACATAGGCGCTGAAATCGGAGAAAACTCCATGATAGACATGAACGCCGTCATAGGTGCCAGAGCTAAAATAGGCAAAAACGTGCACGTAGGTGCCGGAAGCGTTGTAGCCGGCGTTCTTGAGCCCCCCAGCAGCACTCCTGTTGTAATAGAAGATGGGGTTCTAATCGGAGCCAACGCAGTGGTGCTAGAGGGCGTCCACATAGGGGAAAAGGCAGTGGTAGCCGCAGGTTCAGTAGTCATAGAAGACGTGCCGGCAGGCATGGTGGTGGCAGGAGTACCAGCCAAAATCGTAAAGAGCGTGGACGATAAAACGAGAGATAAGACCAAGCTCCTGGAGGATTTAAGGGGATAA
- a CDS encoding murein hydrolase activator EnvC family protein, which yields MRRFLKSRLNVYAALMVALSMVFYSFSVGYADNLQQKKNQLKSVQKSIEEKKRQLEGVQQQKQDLQNQLVVIQKNLVQSREQLDKTQKQLASLEKNIKVTTWELERAQKKLNDEENIFKKRLVAMYKSGPIGYLGVLLDSNSFLDFLSRYEVVKRVINYDRNLIKDISRQKELIVQKKNKLVAQRSSLVSTRNAIERRKREIEIQLASRSSVLRQLNIQEQNYKSQIEDLTNESQQLTSIIKKLQEEAARSNNAVKFTGGKLAWPVPGMYNITDPFGLRFHPILKVNRMHTGIDIATSYGSTVVAAASGKVIYAGWFGGYGNAVIIDHGNGISTLYGHNASLLVKEGDMVTKGQAIAKSGSTGLSTGPHMHFEVRKDGVPVNPMDWLK from the coding sequence TTGCGTCGTTTTTTGAAATCGCGGCTGAATGTATATGCTGCGCTAATGGTGGCTTTGTCAATGGTATTTTACAGTTTTTCAGTGGGTTACGCTGATAACCTACAACAAAAAAAGAACCAGTTAAAGAGCGTGCAAAAAAGTATTGAGGAGAAAAAAAGGCAGCTAGAAGGCGTTCAGCAACAAAAACAAGATTTACAAAATCAGCTGGTCGTTATACAGAAAAATCTGGTGCAATCGCGGGAGCAGCTGGATAAAACTCAAAAACAGCTGGCAAGTCTGGAAAAGAACATAAAGGTCACCACATGGGAGTTAGAACGAGCTCAAAAAAAATTAAATGACGAGGAGAACATATTCAAAAAGCGCCTTGTTGCCATGTATAAAAGCGGGCCGATAGGTTATCTGGGTGTATTACTGGATTCAAACAGTTTTTTGGATTTTTTGTCGCGTTATGAGGTGGTAAAACGCGTTATAAACTACGATAGAAATCTCATAAAAGATATAAGCAGGCAAAAGGAGCTTATAGTTCAGAAGAAAAACAAACTTGTAGCACAAAGAAGTAGTTTGGTGAGCACTAGAAACGCCATAGAGCGCAGAAAAAGGGAAATAGAGATACAGCTGGCATCTAGATCAAGCGTATTGAGGCAGTTGAATATTCAGGAACAAAACTATAAGTCACAGATAGAAGATCTCACTAACGAATCTCAACAGCTTACTTCAATTATAAAGAAGCTACAGGAAGAAGCTGCACGAAGCAATAACGCTGTTAAATTTACGGGAGGGAAATTGGCGTGGCCTGTTCCTGGAATGTATAATATAACTGATCCTTTTGGCCTCAGATTTCACCCTATTTTAAAAGTGAACAGAATGCATACAGGTATAGATATTGCTACATCTTATGGTAGTACAGTAGTTGCTGCAGCTAGTGGTAAGGTTATATATGCAGGTTGGTTTGGAGGGTACGGCAATGCTGTAATCATAGACCACGGTAACGGCATAAGCACATTGTACGGCCACAATGCTTCTTTGCTGGTAAAGGAAGGGGATATGGTAACTAAAGGTCAGGCTATTGCCAAGAGTGGAAGCACAGGATTGTCTACAGGTCCCCACATGCATTTTGAAGTGAGAAAAGATGGCGTTCCGGTTAACCCAATGGATTGGTTGAAGTAG
- a CDS encoding single-stranded DNA-binding protein codes for MAGNQLSNNVVNLVGKLVSDLEYNHELFGEVFYRTTMEVPRLSESKDLLPLTISERLIQGLDIKRGTRLQVEGQLRSYNRVTEDGKRHLVLTVFVRDLKVIGDDVVVKNPNEIFLDGYICKKPVYRSTPFGREITDLLIAVNRAYKKSDYIPVIAWGRNARYSEKLEIGNRIRLWGRVQSREYQKKISEDEVVTKTAYEVSISKMEKVEADEKAAEQL; via the coding sequence ATGGCGGGGAATCAATTGTCAAATAACGTTGTCAATCTCGTTGGCAAACTTGTATCAGATCTTGAGTACAATCATGAGCTGTTTGGAGAAGTCTTTTACCGCACCACTATGGAAGTGCCTAGGTTAAGTGAGAGCAAGGATTTATTGCCTTTGACTATATCGGAAAGGCTTATACAAGGTCTGGATATAAAAAGAGGCACGCGGTTACAGGTGGAGGGGCAGCTCAGGTCTTACAACAGAGTAACAGAGGACGGCAAAAGGCATTTGGTGCTTACGGTATTTGTAAGGGATTTAAAAGTGATCGGCGACGACGTGGTAGTTAAAAATCCCAATGAGATTTTCCTTGACGGCTATATCTGCAAGAAACCTGTCTACAGGTCTACGCCTTTTGGTAGAGAAATCACCGACTTGCTGATAGCTGTTAACAGAGCGTATAAAAAATCCGACTATATACCTGTGATAGCCTGGGGAAGAAATGCCAGGTACAGTGAAAAGTTGGAGATCGGGAACAGGATCAGGCTATGGGGTAGGGTTCAAAGCAGGGAATACCAGAAAAAAATTTCTGAAGATGAGGTTGTGACTAAAACCGCGTATGAAGTCTCTATATCAAAAATGGAAAAAGTGGAAGCGGACGAAAAAGCAGCTGAGCAGTTGTAA
- the ftsX gene encoding permease-like cell division protein FtsX — translation MKLKKIRYFITEGFINMWRNRAMAVAAVTAVVVSLIVLGVFTVIVMNVDHIATQVESELVLRAYINDSVKAQEIDTLKDQIDRIKGVKSISYESRQAALENYKKQLGKNAYLLNGLEKDNPFPRSFIIEVTTPNDIKPVASAVSAIKGISEVNYGREVVDKLLKITRVVRLIGIALIGIMAFVAIIIISNTIKLAVYARRREINIMKYIGATDWFIRWPFVIEGFLLGLLGSVLAIVIVGYGYYYFTSRLNGQLVVFSLIPYNQLLPGMAKLFVILGCAIGGLGSGLSVRRFLKV, via the coding sequence ATGAAGCTAAAAAAGATCAGGTACTTTATCACCGAGGGGTTTATAAACATGTGGAGAAACAGGGCTATGGCTGTGGCAGCTGTCACTGCTGTGGTGGTGTCCTTGATAGTTTTAGGGGTATTTACGGTTATAGTGATGAACGTAGATCACATCGCTACGCAGGTGGAGTCAGAGCTGGTTTTAAGAGCTTATATAAACGACAGCGTCAAAGCGCAGGAAATTGATACGCTTAAAGATCAAATAGACAGGATAAAAGGCGTAAAAAGCATAAGTTATGAATCCAGGCAGGCGGCTTTGGAAAATTATAAAAAGCAGTTAGGGAAAAACGCGTACCTGCTTAACGGATTGGAAAAGGACAATCCCTTCCCACGGTCTTTCATAATAGAGGTGACCACACCCAATGACATTAAACCGGTAGCTTCTGCGGTATCTGCGATTAAGGGGATAAGCGAGGTCAATTACGGTAGAGAAGTGGTGGACAAGCTCCTTAAAATAACCCGCGTCGTGAGGCTAATAGGTATAGCGCTCATAGGGATAATGGCCTTTGTCGCTATTATCATCATATCCAACACCATCAAACTGGCGGTTTACGCCCGCAGGAGAGAGATAAACATAATGAAGTATATCGGAGCGACTGATTGGTTTATAAGGTGGCCTTTTGTTATCGAGGGGTTTTTACTGGGCCTGTTAGGTTCTGTTCTGGCTATTGTCATTGTAGGCTACGGTTATTATTACTTTACATCAAGGTTAAACGGCCAGCTGGTGGTTTTTTCGCTTATACCTTATAATCAGCTGTTGCCGGGCATGGCCAAGTTATTTGTGATATTAGGTTGTGCAATCGGCGGGCTAGGCAGCGGTTTATCTGTGAGAAGGTTCTTAAAAGTGTAA
- the dapA gene encoding 4-hydroxy-tetrahydrodipicolinate synthase: MSIFKGSGVAIVTPFTDDGVNYQKLGELLEWHVKNHTDAIIICGTTGESSTMTDEERKGAIKYTVDKIAGRIPVIAGTGSNDTAHSIELSKYAESVGADALLCITPYYNKTTQKGLISHFTAIADSVNIPIIIYNVPSRTGMNITPETLSVLSKHPNIKGVKEASGNISQVAEIARLCGDNLDIYSGNDDQVVPILSLGGVGVISVTANILPDKVHEMVYKYLNGDVKGARDIQLELNPLNNVLFIETNPIPIKTAMNMMGMEVGKLRLPLVDMEDKHKELLKETLKKYGLL, from the coding sequence ATGTCTATATTTAAAGGGTCTGGCGTCGCCATAGTCACGCCTTTTACCGACGATGGCGTCAACTATCAAAAGCTAGGCGAATTGCTGGAGTGGCACGTAAAAAACCACACCGACGCTATTATCATATGCGGCACTACCGGCGAATCCTCCACCATGACTGACGAAGAGCGAAAGGGCGCGATCAAGTACACGGTAGATAAAATAGCGGGCAGAATACCGGTTATAGCAGGAACGGGTTCTAACGACACGGCTCATTCCATCGAATTAAGCAAATACGCCGAAAGTGTAGGCGCTGACGCCCTTTTATGCATAACGCCCTACTACAACAAAACCACTCAAAAGGGCCTTATTTCCCATTTTACGGCTATAGCCGACAGCGTAAACATACCTATTATTATATACAACGTGCCTTCTAGAACCGGCATGAATATAACCCCTGAAACCTTAAGTGTGCTATCAAAGCACCCCAACATAAAAGGCGTAAAAGAAGCCAGTGGTAATATCAGCCAAGTAGCAGAAATCGCCAGGTTGTGCGGAGACAATCTGGATATATACTCTGGCAACGATGACCAGGTCGTCCCCATCCTTTCCCTAGGTGGGGTAGGGGTTATATCCGTAACAGCCAATATACTCCCCGATAAAGTCCACGAAATGGTCTACAAATACCTAAACGGGGACGTAAAAGGCGCCAGAGATATACAGCTGGAACTCAATCCTCTAAACAACGTCCTGTTCATCGAAACAAACCCCATACCTATCAAAACAGCTATGAACATGATGGGCATGGAGGTAGGCAAGCTCAGGCTGCCGCTAGTGGATATGGAGGATAAGCACAAAGAGTTGTTAAAAGAAACGCTGAAAAAGTACGGCTTGCTGTAA
- a CDS encoding PucR family transcriptional regulator produces MDIYKSIYEKVMDIVGLPFNIYDAEGKCIVGSNEGSSIPVVNYEDFIQSDNFFVINNWIYKSVKANGKFLCCIAMKGTTPEVQKYMGLIEQMILGFEKTELNRVSFFRSIIEGRNVNIEKMAEKFNEVIVKDRMVMIVKMSSSFEDVREMLKNMFPDETSEVLIDIDTDKVLLVKSRDDSEDDIKKIAMSILDTLVTELYEKVKIAIGGISKSLYDLRKIYKRAETAMVLGEIFEDKNKVFDYDQLGLKRLISQIPIEIERAYLNEIFKDKNEFLEDKELYHTVLKFFESNLNISEASRNLYIHRNTLVYRLDKIQRLLGLDLRDFDDAVILKIALMFDEYIKYVEKYALTDG; encoded by the coding sequence TTGGATATATATAAAAGTATATACGAAAAGGTAATGGATATTGTGGGATTGCCTTTTAACATCTATGATGCTGAAGGAAAATGTATCGTCGGCAGCAATGAGGGCAGTTCTATACCTGTGGTGAACTACGAGGATTTTATCCAGTCTGATAATTTCTTTGTGATAAATAACTGGATATATAAAAGCGTTAAGGCAAATGGGAAGTTTTTGTGCTGTATCGCGATGAAGGGGACGACGCCTGAAGTACAAAAATACATGGGTTTGATCGAGCAGATGATACTGGGATTTGAGAAAACAGAGCTGAACAGGGTGAGCTTTTTCCGCAGTATTATAGAAGGTCGTAACGTCAATATAGAAAAAATGGCGGAGAAATTCAATGAGGTTATTGTTAAAGACAGGATGGTTATGATTGTCAAAATGAGTTCGTCATTTGAAGACGTTCGGGAAATGCTTAAAAACATGTTTCCCGATGAGACGTCAGAGGTACTCATTGATATTGACACAGACAAAGTACTTCTTGTAAAATCAAGAGATGACAGCGAGGACGACATAAAAAAGATAGCCATGTCTATCCTAGACACCTTGGTGACAGAGCTGTACGAAAAGGTCAAAATAGCTATAGGTGGTATTAGCAAAAGCCTGTACGACCTCAGAAAGATATACAAACGAGCCGAGACCGCTATGGTTCTGGGAGAGATTTTTGAGGATAAAAATAAGGTATTTGACTATGACCAGTTGGGCTTGAAGCGCCTTATAAGTCAGATACCTATAGAGATTGAGCGAGCTTATCTTAACGAGATATTTAAGGACAAAAACGAGTTTTTAGAAGACAAAGAACTTTATCATACTGTGTTGAAATTTTTTGAGTCCAATCTTAATATAAGCGAGGCTTCAAGGAATCTTTACATTCACAGAAATACTCTGGTATATCGCCTGGATAAAATACAGAGGCTGTTAGGACTGGATTTGAGGGATTTTGATGATGCTGTTATTTTGAAGATTGCCCTAATGTTTGATGAGTACATCAAGTACGTAGAAAAATACGCTCTTACAGACGGATAA